The Montipora capricornis isolate CH-2021 chromosome 3, ASM3666992v2, whole genome shotgun sequence genome window below encodes:
- the LOC138042031 gene encoding uncharacterized protein — protein sequence MTARDRLERCKNLLEQVVSELEDNSSTSPATPRSTNSAISCSASLSVEPSPSTSTSASSTKTVSIHEEHRRLFGFNSRGRRYSPFSQAGSGGFRNRASTNRLFKKPTWTRNFVCLASSEAVCPPNSTQYQDLRKAGLGEQKITLNITDGPLELDLKLKEKFPKLEKSGGYSLMRTQERGSRVLVLLNGPYSVERLKMATGQGKIYIKPLQCDLSLDAVESGNSVEGDLLETCLKCKNFFYLAELAAHIEQCRIASDATTTQQEDVLNLSEDQPSSSQAQDSSSYNATEPPASSSFDMITSYSHSSASSSCLSEPSSSTCFEESHLTLCPASDLHHLTQMFPDKDSIYLQQVLQDSGSVSKAVAKILGEEETLPMHGCDIADEEEDMPLAAASILTADEDTEALVKFTRSAVQPFGVEVDLRVTREQDVLPQMIRKYKNPIFDVTKPLNVEFVGLGENGVDAGGITREYFNLLMEGIKQRSSNGITLLEGNLGHLVPIHDYELLSSGLFIIVGKMILHAVLNNCTGISGISPAVVKYIATGRRDSAVEVISLDDIPDPCLKEQLEQLLTCDVKDLPSFTSAAAAENFLDMLNASGFPYLEITARNRSLAYECFLLYEVITKRIAALEDIRKGLASVRVRGITLLDLLRVHPNLIRHVFPPHCHKVDVTLFKLGIQFEEADTEAEKLAQTFMQKYIEDVAERDKDSGEEMLQDLLQFWTGFPQLPRDTSCKLIVKYCPQEPTKVLAEADTCTVTLRIPTIHQRYEDFGKFMDCSVGHGKVGFGKL from the exons ATGACCGCCCGAGATCGATTAGAACGGTGCAAAAACCTCCTTGAGCAGGTGGTGAGCGAACTGGAGGACAACTCATCCACGAGTCCCGCGACGCCAAGGTCTACAAATTCAGCAATAAGTTGTTCAGCTTCGTTGTCGGTGGAACCATCTCCGAGCACATCCACAAGCGCCAGTTCGACCAAGACAGTGTCCATCCACGAAGAACACCGACGTTTGTTCGGTTTTAATTCAAGAGGACGTAGATATAGTCCTTTCAGTCAAGCTGGCAGTGGTGGCTTTCGAAACCGAGCGTCAACAAACAGATTATTCAAAAAACCAACGTGGACAAGAAATTTTGTGTGTCTGGCAAGTTCTGAAGCCGTATGTCCTCCAAACTCCACGCAGTACCAAGACCTAAGAAAGGCAGGCCTGGGTGAACAGAAGATCACCCTTAATATCACAGACGGACCATTGGAGTTAGATTTGAAATTGAAGGAGAAATTTCCAAAGCTTGAAAAATCGGGGGGGTATTCTTTGATGCGAACTCAAGAGCGGGGATCCAGAGTGCTGGTTTTGTTAAATGGACCATACAGCGTGGAACGTCTCAAAATGGCAACAGGGCAAGGGAAGATCTACATAAAGCCGTTGCAATGCGATCTTTCCCTGGATGCCGTGGAAAGTGGAAACAGTGTT GAGGGAGATCTTCTGGAGACTTGCCTTaagtgcaagaattttttttacttggccGAGTTAGCAGCACATATTGAACAATGCCG TATTGCCAGTGATGCAACTACAACACAACAGGAGGATGTCCTCAATTTAAGTGAGGACCAACCAAGTTCCAGTCAGGCTCAAGACAGTTCTTCTTATAACGCCACTGAACCACCAGCCAGTAGCAGTTTTGACATGATCACCAGTTATAGTCACAGCTCTGCATCCAGCAGTTGTTTATCAG AGCCATCAAGTAGCACGTGCTTTGAGGAATCACATTTAACCCTCTGCCCAGCTTCTGATCTGCATCATTTAACACAGATGTTTCCGGATAAGGACTCTATTTATCTCCAACAAGTCCTTCAAGACTCTGGTTCAGTTAGCAAAGCGGTGGCTAAAATTTTGGGAGAGGAGGAAACACTGCCCATGCATG GCTGTGACATAGCTGATGAGGAAGAGGATATGCCACTTGCAGCAGCTAGTATTCTAACAGCTGATGAGGATACTGAAGCCCTGGTAAAGTTTACTCGCTCTGCAGTTCAACCTTTTGGGGTGGAAGTGGACTTGCGAGTGACTCGGGAACAGGACGTACTTCCGCAAATGATACGAAAATACAAAAACCCAATATTTGATGTTACAAAGCCCCTCAATGTAGAATTTGTTGGATTAGGGGAGAATGGAGTTGATGCTGGTGGGATTACAAGGGAGTATTTCAACCTTCTTATGGAGGGCATTAAACAAAGGTCATCAAATGGAATCACCCTGTTGGAAGGTAACTTGGGTCATCTTGTACCCATACATGATTACGAGCTGCTGTCCAGTGGCTTGTTTATAATCGTTGGAAAGATGATATTACATGCAGTCCTCAACAATTGCACTGGGATATCAGGCATTTCTCCTGCAGTTGTGAAATATATTGCCACTGGCAGACGGGATTCAGCTGTGGAAGTGATTTCACTAGATGACATTCCTGACCCCTGTCTGAAAGAGCAACTGGAACAG CTTCTCACATGTGATGTAAAGGATTTGCCTTCCTTCACAAGTGCAGCTGCAGCCGAGAACTTCTTAGACATGCTCAACGCTTCTGGATTTCCATACTTGGAAATCACGGCAAGAAACAGGTCTCTTGCTTATGAATGCTTTCTGCTGTATGAAGTTATCACCAAGCGCATCGCTGCTCTGGAGGATATAAGAAAAGGCTTAGCGAGTGTGCGTGTCAGGGGAATTACTTTGCTGGATCTGTTGAGAGTTCACCCCAACCTGATAAGACATGTGTTTCCACCACACTGTCACAAAGTGGACGTAACATTGTTCAAGTTGGGTATACAGTTTGAAGAAGCTGATACAGAAGCTGAAAAGTTGGCTCAAACATTCATGCAGAAGTACATCGAGGATGTTGCAGAAAGAg ATAAAGATTCAGGAGAAGAAATGCTGCAGGATCTTCTCCAGTTCTGGACCGGGTTTCCTCAGTTGCCTCGTGACACTTCATGTAAACTGATTGTGAAGTACTGTCCACAGGAACCTACAAAGGTACTGGCTGAAGCAGACACCTGTACAGTCACATTACGGATTCCAACCATTCATCAACGGTATgaagattttggaaagttcatGGATTGTAGTGTTGGCCATGGCAAAGTGGGTTTTGGAAAACTGTGA